The genomic interval ttaaactgaatgatGACTCCATTGCTCCAAATACTTCATTCATTTGAAGATATTTAGAATTCATGTGTATCATTAATAGACACTCCTATTAATATGAGGACACTGCAGTCTGTCGTGAGTGCTCTGAAGTTTAACTCCATGTTTGATGGTGTTTCCCAGGTGCCCTCTGTGCTGTTTGCCCCAAGTCATCTCATGGCCATCATGACTTTAGGCATCAACTCTGCCCTGGTGATGGACTGTggtcacacagagacactggtGCTGCCTGTATCCTTTTCCTGTTGTCTTGTAATCTCTCACTTAAAGTTATACTCCTTCAGTTAATGAAGTTTGATTGTTTACCTTCTTACAGGAAGTGTATGTTAAAATTGGCATCAGATTAATATCTGTATCAGTGatatggagagagaggatgtgTTTAGCCTAACACTAGCCAAAACTGTCCTATTTACATCTTGTGTCTTGTTAAGTAGCCACCTGTCCAAGAAAGTGAATTTTATTAGTACAAAGTTAGCAAAGATTACCACTGAGGACAGGAGAGGTTTTCTCTTTAGTTCTTGGTATAGGGCAAGTTGCTCTCATACATAAGCTAAGTGGTTTACAAACTAcaacatcattttctttttctacgTTTGTAAATGATTTGAAGTATATTTGTTGGAAGAGGTGTGTGACAGAGGTAGGTTAGCTATTAACCCTTTATTAGCTAAACACGTTTGGgaccgctctctctctctcactgtgaaGCTCACCTCGCCTCACCATCGAGAAGAGGAAGCTCCATCCCTGAAAATGACTAAAGCACACAAACTGCCgatgtccttttttttaattttattgggATATTTCTCAATTTGTACATGCAAAATGACATGTATTTTGTATTAACATTTACTTTGTGGCTCACGTCTTACCTTAACTGTGAAATCAGGTTTATGAGTGCACTCCCATTCTGCCAGCTTGGGAGGCTTTGCCTTTGGGAGGTAAAGCCATCCACAAGTAAGTAGCTCTAACAGACTGAGGagcactgtgtgtctgtgcatgttttgtGCACACTTGGCTGTAAAAAGAACACTTCAATTTCACACTTCCATATGTGATGATTGAAAATGTTGTGACTGCAAGATAGAGcttttttgtgcttgttttttcaCCCATAACTGTAAGTGTCTGTATTTACTGTAGAGAACTAGATGGACTTCTTGTGGAACAGTGCACTGTGGACACAGATACTACCACTGGGCAGAGCGTACCAGCTGTCATTGGTAATTACAGAAAAATACCATCCAccatctctctttgtcttttaaatggATAAATTTGTTACTCTGTTGTGAACTACTGATTTGTTTTACAACACAGCAAGAAAGAGAATATAATGGTTACCCTTTAATGCATCATTGACTATTCATAAGAGGAGcttgtttctgtctcactgAAGTGAATACCTCTCTCTATTTGTGAATTATACATATGCATACAGTCtattttagagatttttttctctccacactTTCTCTCAATGGGGGAAACTGAATCATACTGTGGAGTTTTTAgagccacagctgcagcagagtgagagaagCTACACGTATATACATCAATAATTAAGACAGGCAGCAGGCCGACTCACTAGACTGGACTGTGGAACCACAGAAAGCTGAGATATCTGTAATTAACCCTTTACACATGATTCTGAAAATGTGTTGCACAAAAAGTGAAGTCTGAAGTCCATACAGGTTTTTGAAATTGTACATATGACAATAAGGACAAAACTGTGATGATTTTTTCACCCTGAAGAGAATCATAGTTTCTGGGACCTGGATTTGTTTTACACCAAGCAGTCATACTCGATACGTCATTTGCTGCAGTGTCAGCTCATACTTCTTCCAAACGCTGATTCAGCCTCATCATAAATCTAACTTAGAAGTGAAATGGGGGAAATGGCTGATTTGTGCACAAGTGAACCGAAGGAAATTAAGTTACACTTCATTTCTTATatctctttttttatatattttccttAGGGACCATCCCGGAGGAGACTGTGGAGGACATTAAGGGTAGGTTTGACTGAGTTGTTTTTAGAGTTAAGATCTGCGCCTTACTTTAAACTTGCTTAAAGTACTTATCCCTACTCAGAATGTACTTGTCATGTAGATTGGCCATATaattgttgattttgttttgtttccttcagtCAGAACATGCTTTGTCAGTGACCTGCAGAGAGGCCTCAAGATCCAAGAAGCCAAATTTAACCTGGACGGTACAGCAGAGGTGAGGCCATGTTGTCTGTAAACAGGTTTGCATTAAGTTGTGTATTGCtgtaacatttttgaaaaactcTTCTTTCTTATGAATGCGTTTGCAGCGTCCAGCCCCTCCTCCAGATGTTGATTATCCTCTGGATGGGGAGAAAATCCTGCATGTCAAAGGATCAATCAGGTAGTTCATCAATATCTGCACTTTAAATCTGCTGTTGGCTTTCCTATTATTTTTCCACATATTTCTTTGAAAGCTACAAAGTCTTACAGCTCAAGGAATTTGCATATGatcttggttttttttttttttttaatatgcttTAGCGTAGGCTGTTTTTGAATTTATGAGTCATTTATCACAAGGTTCAAGTCCCTTCAGTCAaatcagtgtttgtatttttgtatcttCCCAGAGTCTTTGCTCATCTTTGCATCGTCATGCTGTACTTTTCCTCTCAGGGAAGTTTAGTTGTGACTCATCAgatcttctccttttttctaGGGACTCTGTGATGGAGATCCTGTTTGAACAGGACAATGAGGAGAAGAGCGTGGCCTCTCTGATACTTGACGCTCTGGTCAAGGTAGAGAAAAGTTTTTCATTCTGTACGTCTTGGCACGTGTGAGGGCAAGATTTTATGCTCTTGAACACTCATTTCTTTGATCCAGTCTGGTTTTGGATGAGGTCtggaagatttaaaatgaaGTAGAGGTGCACACAAAAGGTCTTTCTTTGTTAAGGATAGGAGAAACAAACATCCTCTAAACTACTATTTCCACCTttacaaaaatctaaatttccCAGTTTCGCCTTTAATCAGATGATCTAATATATCTGCCCACAATGGAACCCCACTTTTACACCAATATGACAAAACCTTGGTGCCTTATTTCACTTGGATTTTGCCTCATTAAACTTTCCATTTCCTAGATATGAGGTTGACTAAATTATCTTGTTTTAAATTCTCTGTGTCTTCAGCAGGAGGAATGCAGCAaacctgtttctctctccatatTATCCGTGTAGTTGAGTGTACAGTTTGACGTAGTGTGGTTGCCATGGCGATGCTCGTCTGTGGCCAGACCATGGGAGCAACTGAGAGCAGTTTTGCCGTTTCATGTAGGGGATCAAGTCAGCCCAGGACGCCCTAATTAATCTCAAAAAGTACAGTAGCAGCAGACGTTACGCAGCTTCAGAATTTGACTGAAACAGCAATACCTTTAAACCTCTATCAGTGCAGCACTCTGCTCAGGAtgcactgaaacacagcagctcCCTCGAGACGTCAGTAGAGCTCTGCACACAGGAGAAGGCACTGCAGTAAAGCTATCCACAGCAACTTTCATCCATCACATTTTGTTGTAGTCTGCACCTGTCCTGATAACTAGAAAGTGCTGTTCTCCTGCCTCATCGTTTCTCCTGCAGCACTGCTATGGCAGAAAGAAGTGGCTGATGATTGCCTGAACTGTTTAGTGACGAATGATGTCGTaacatgaataaattaaagaataaatcCAGCTTTAGACATAAAAGGCAGATAATTAGTTCAATTGCCCACTGTGCAAATGATTTCATTCcgtaaatatgtgtgtgtttatctttagTGCCCCATTGACACCCGTAAAGTGCTCTCCGAGAACCTGGTGGTGATCGGAGGCACGGCCATGCTGCCAGGCTTCTTGCACCGGCTTCTGGCGGAGATTCGCCTCCTGGTGGAGAAACCCAAGTACAGCAACGTGCTGGCCAGCAAGAGCTTCCGTATACACGCTCCACCCGCCAAGCCCAACTGCACCGCCTGGCTCGGAGGTCAGACATGAGATTTTCTTTGGATGTTTGTCACTCCCTGCTGAACTGAAGGTTTTTGAGATTTAGCTGAGTTTTAAAAAGCCTCAGCACACTAATGTATATTCATATTGTTCTCTGCTCAACAGGTGCAATCTTCGGGGCCCTTCAGGACATCCTGGGAAGCAGGTCAGTGTCGCGGGACTACTACAACCAGACTGGTCGCATCCCAGACTGGTGCTGCTTGAGCACTCCTCCTCCTGAGTCTCTGTATGAAGCAGGAAAGACCCCTCCTCCACTAATGAAGAGAGCCTTCTCCACAGAGAAGTAGAATATACTCTACCATAACTGAAATAATTTACTCTCCTTCTACCTGATAGAACAGTTCAATAATCTTTAACATAACATCTCAACACATATCTTGTTCATGTGTTAACAACACATACACTTCTAGATGTTTTTAACATCTAGTAGTCACACCCAGGATTTTGTACGCCGTGATTGTGGACTGTTTGATGATCAGGGGAGCTGGTTTTTGACCAGGATTACTGTGTTAAAGGTTCAAATTATTTCTGTGTACATGCAGTCATGTATCCTGTCAAAAGTCTCattgagcaaggcacttaacctCTACGTGCCCACTCTCACTCTCATTCCAGTTTGTTCTAgtttttgtggaaaaacacattacGTTCAGTGGAAATGCTTCAGACGACTATTAATGTACATGGGTTTAGTCATCCATTTGTCAGCAGAACAAGAGGAAATCCCAAGCTTTGGATAGAGCTGATGTTGTTTCATTGTGATGGAATCTTACTTTGACAGTAATGCCCCATGGagtttttcaaaaaagaaaaagtgtttgatttatttattatttgtgcTCAGCCATGTAAAGTtgttttaaacacattaaaggccttgcacactcacacagatgtcaGTTATTTGTGTTAATTAGCATTTTTACAGGTGTAAGTTGCCCTGCTCTAGCAGGTACATCAAATCTAATAAGAGGCTTAAGGAGATGTCAGTCACAACTGTACAGTCCTGAGAAGAGTTCTGTTCAAGCTGAATAACTAAAAGCGTGTGTGTTGACCAATCTATAACCCTCAAATTTAACTactgcaataaataaatattcagaaTTGATTCAGATATGCTATTTGGTCATTTTTATCCCAGAATGAAAATCGTTTTATAAAGAAATAGCAGAAACAAAAGCTATTTTTGTCTTATAGACACAACACAACCCTCAGATCTGCTTAATTTGAAAAGTCTGACTTATGTCTAGAAATGTAGGTCAAAATAGCAGTGTAACTAACAACccagaaaatgtacttttattcCCAGAGTGTTGCCACTTGTACCGCCAAAATCACAGCTTCTATTTTTTCCACTCAGAGTTGTTTGAGTGAgtttcacagaagacatttaATGCCCTAAAAAGCTCAGATTTTCTAAGAATACAAATTTACAGACTTCCCAGTTGAGGCCAAATTTACCAGTGTAGTGACATTAATTCCTAGTGTTTGCTTGGGCGATCATTATCATGATTGCTTAGTGCTGTGTATAGGCTGCTCTATTGTTTATTGTTACACATGATGATTATGTACTATGCATAACAGAAAAGCATAAAAGAACATGCGTGAAAGAGGCAGATCATGACATGTTTGACAATTTGTACCAGCACTTCTATTGAAGTCACGTTGCAGAGATTCTCTATTAATCATCAGCTGTAGGCTACATATTCAGCTGTAGTGGTGCGTGCTTTTCTTCCCTCCTTGGCTCATGCGCatctttatttctctcccttacattttcatttctttccaaCTGAGCCATAAATTTGCAAGTTATCAAGGAGAAATACCATATTTTATCAGGCCCTGCCTCATTCTGAATTTCTTAAGAGCATGTAGGGGGAAACTCTGGAATTTGTCAACATCATTTTGACTGTAAAGACAGTTAACACAAAGGAATGCACATATAGTATCTCACTATATCTACAGTGGGTagtaaaatgtgtctgtgcaaGCTTTAATTACCACCACTGTGAACCTAGCTCCTTTTCTCCTCAGAGCCATAGTCGTGCTAACAGTTAGCCTAAACTGAAtgacacatttgttttcagtagGTTATTTCCATGTTCAACCCAGCCTTAATGTGCTGTgctaatgtctgtgtgtg from Lates calcarifer isolate ASB-BC8 linkage group LG7_1, TLL_Latcal_v3, whole genome shotgun sequence carries:
- the actr10 gene encoding actin-related protein 10 — its product is MPLFDGLGSGGEKTAIVIDLGAAYTKCGFAGETGPRFIIPSEIRKPGQQQAVKVVQYNINTEELYVILKEFIHILYFRHLLVNPRDRRVVIIESILCPSHFRETLTKVFFMQFEVPSVLFAPSHLMAIMTLGINSALVMDCGHTETLVLPVYECTPILPAWEALPLGGKAIHKELDGLLVEQCTVDTDTTTGQSVPAVIGTIPEETVEDIKVRTCFVSDLQRGLKIQEAKFNLDGTAERPAPPPDVDYPLDGEKILHVKGSIRDSVMEILFEQDNEEKSVASLILDALVKCPIDTRKVLSENLVVIGGTAMLPGFLHRLLAEIRLLVEKPKYSNVLASKSFRIHAPPAKPNCTAWLGGAIFGALQDILGSRSVSRDYYNQTGRIPDWCCLSTPPPESLYEAGKTPPPLMKRAFSTEK